The Osmerus eperlanus chromosome 12, fOsmEpe2.1, whole genome shotgun sequence genome has a segment encoding these proteins:
- the srcin1b gene encoding SRC kinase signaling inhibitor 1 isoform X1 → MQSFRGITTPWVAGELPVASPESNNGGLASSLDRRHTSIATKSLEALTNIHKADIERQRDAFMDLQKNKYPNSPSNMSQGSAPCGRQQQQPNYWSFKARTPRVTRPNPTQLALADQASRVSFASAESLETMSEADIPLGFNRMNRLRQSLPLARSSSQAKLRAPGILFLQLGEETRRVHLTHELTSLETLRALIVHMFPQRLTMAMLRCPSTALLIKDETRNVFYELEDPRDVQDRCVIKIYCKEPTYGTYPGHHNPHMANGDLRREMVYAPQDSPPNRRLSNPPSSSASPPSGSPSRVRLLYSGGRPSSYAGPPHPQGQPHTHSLPHPHHHSSPGGHGGPHHHPQHPQHPQHPHHPQHPQHHQQHHTQGGFCPSPSAILERRDVKPDEEVGGSRSVVLLRGDGGVGGGIYADPYTLSQDGGRLSLAGPHSPLPSRVDPYGSLYRRGGGGGGGGPGPGSVRSLTSYSAAALQGELMESGALYRPGGPLYNDTYAASMLAMGFRVPPSSSPQKIPDMRDSYSGTMPGRGSPGRQTLRRDSVTSSVFGESPKSRGQGPGLGLGPDQLCLMAGLGGEGGGGAPGFSSPLPGNETETRERMEAMEKQIASLTGLLQSVLSRGPDADSPEKIETASDCSGTDPGRLKKEKALTPLAPLALMPPPPTGASQPITVSRLQMQVHLQGLQHNTNALRKQLSQLRNIQLENQDSVQSLLRQTESELSLMMLDAMRTQEDPLQRQRLLVEEERLKYLNQEELLIQQLHDLEKSVEELQRNSSVNHGLVTEQEVEQKSKELRTLGETLTALKNQFPSLQSKMRVVLRVEVEAVKFLKEEPHRLDALLKRCNTMTDTLTTLRSVLYPPCMYRQVTEGMWKGPEDVSSQSAKRAEDMGRGSDLDMLSSPPLSLNDLGGSASLANWMPMSGSDPDALGPEQDSQPATTYRSRALDELPSRRADKSVSAEVRLAAERDWEEKRASLTQFSAQDINRLLEETQAELMKAIPDLDFAARQINKPVVPPKPQMTPITSTSMTTAATTAIASTTTTSSSSTTTGVDQQQSKVQMTAQKLEGGSRRGSAELTVTRYRTEKPSKSPPPPPPRRSFPSAHGITTNRTGEVIVTTKSLMKPESEDGEVPKTLVKLRRTPCDAPRPASTPPVIAASAIKDEDDEEKIIAELETVSNSPGPTKGPQPTVAARLKHLQQGSLERPKTRKQKEDFPKIQGQQQVFHF, encoded by the exons cAACAGCCAAACTACTGGAGCTTCAAG GCCCGAACCCCTCGCGTGACCCGACCCAACCCCACACAGCTGGCTCTAGCCGACCAGGCCAGCAGGGTATCCTTCGCCTCCGCAGAGAGTCTGGAGACCATGTCGGAGGCAGACATCCCCCTCGGGTTCAACAGGATGAACCGCCTTCGCCAGAGCCTGCCTCTGGCTCGCTCCTCCAGCCAGGCCAAGCTCCGGGCGCCAG GCATCTTGTTCCTCCAGTTgggagaggagaccaggagggtgCACCTGACCCACGAGCTGACGAGCCTGGAGACCCTGAGGGCTCTCATCGTTCACATGTTCCCCCAGAGGCTCACCATGGCTATGCTCAG GTGCCCCAGCACAGCACTGCTCATCAAAGATGAGACACGCAACGTCTTCTATGAGTTGGAGGACCCACGAGACGTCCAGGATCGCTGTGTCATCAAGATCTACTGCAAGGAGCCCACTTATGGCACTTATCCTGGGCACCACAACCCACATATGGCTAATGGGGACCTccgg AGGGAAATGGTGTATGCACCCCAGGACTCCCCACCCAACCGTCGTCTCagcaaccccccctcctcctcagcctcgcCCCCCTCCGGATCCCCGTCCCGTGTCCGCCTCCTCTACAGCGGTGGCCGACCCTCCTCCTACGCcggcccccctcaccctcagggccaaccccacacccactccctccctcacccgcaCCACCACTCCTCCCCCGGGGGCCACGGAGGGCCACACCatcacccccagcacccccaacacccccaacacccccaccaTCCCCAGCACCCCCAGCACCACCAACAACACCACACCCAGGGCGgtttctgcccctcccccagcgcAATCCTGGAACGTCGGGATGTGAAACCGGACGAGGAGGTGGGCGGATCCCGCAGTGTGGTGCTCCTGAGGGGTGACGGTGGGGTCGGGGGAGGGATCTACGCCGACCCCTACACCCTGAGCCAGGACGGGGGGCGCCTGAGCCTCGCCggaccccactcccccctcccctccagggtgGACCCCTACGGCTCTCTGTACCGCCgcgggggaggaggcgggggtggaggcCCGGGTCCCGGATCAGTGCGTTCCCTCACGTCCTACTCTGCAGCAGCCCTACAAGGCGAGTTGATGGAAAGCGGCGCCCTCTACAGGCCCGGAGGACCTTTGTATAACGACACCTACGCAGCCTCTATGCTCGCCATGGGGTTCCGGGTGCCACCCTCTTCGAGCCCGCAGAAGATCCCCGACATGAGGGACTCATATTCGGGCACCATGCCTGGCCGAGGATCCCCTGGAAGGCAGACCCTGCGGAGGGACTCGGTGACGTCCTCCGTGTTTGGGGAGAGTCCCAAGTCCAGGGGCCAGGGGCCCGGCCTGGGTTTGGGGCCTGATCAGCTGTGTCTGATggctgggctgggaggggagggagggggcggagctccaGGCTTCAGCTCACCTCTACCAGGCAACGAGACAGAGACCAG GGAGCGCATGGAAGCGATGGAGAAGCAGATAGCCAGTCTGACTGGTCTACTGCAGAGCGTACTGAGCAGGGGACCAGATGCAGACAGccc TGAGAAGATTGAGACTGCCAGTGACTGTTCTGGGACAGACC CTGGACggttaaaaaaagagaaag CTCTCACCCCATTGGCTCCCCTGGCCCTGATGCCACCTCCGCCCACGGGGgcctcacagccaatcacagtgtCACGGCTTCAGATGCAGGTCCACCTGCAAGGCCTGCAGCACAACACCAACGCACTGCGTAAACAACTGTCCCAGCTGCGCAACatacag CTGGAGAACCAGGACTCGGTTCAGTCCCTGCTGAGGCAGACTGAGTCCGAGCTGAGCCTGATGATGCTGGACGCCATGCGCACCCAGGAGGATCCGCTCCAGAGACAGCGcctcctggtggaggaggagaggctcaaGTACCTCAACCAGGAAGAGTTGCTCATCCAGCAGCTACA TGATCTGGAGAAGTCTGTGGAGGAACTCCAGAGGAACTCGTCGGTGAACCACGGACTGGTGACTGAACAAGAGGTGGAACAGAAGAGCAAAGAGCTGAGGACTCTGGGGGAAACCCTCACAGCTCTCAAGA aCCAATTCCCCAGTCTGCAGAGCAAGATGCGGGTGGTGCTTAGGGTGGAAGTTGAAGCAGTCAAGTTCTTGAAGGAGGAACCACACCGACTTGATGCCCTGCTGAAGCGTTGTAACACCATGACTGACACGCTGACCACCTTACGCAG TGTATTATATCCCCCCTGTATGTACAGACAAGTTACCGAGGGCATGTGGAAGGGCCCAGAGGATGTATCCAGCCAATCAGCCAAGCGTGCCGAGGACATGGGGCGGGGctcagacctggacatgctgtCCAGCCCGCCTCTCAGCCTCAACGACCTCGGGGGCAGTGCCAGCCTGGCCAACTGGATGCCCATGTCAGGCAGTGATCCGGACGCGCTGGGTCCTGAGCAGGACTCCCAGCCAGCGACCACCTACAGGTCCAGAGCTCTGGACGAGCTGCCCAGTCGCCGTGCTGACAAATCAGTGTCCGCGGAGGTCCGACTG GCTGCAGAACGAgactgggaggagaagagggccaGTCTGACCCAATTCAGCGCCCAGGACATCAACCGACTCCTGGAGGAGACCCAGGCCGAACTAATGAAGGCCATCCCAGACCTGGACTTTGCTGCCCGGCAGATCAACAAGCCTGTAGTGCCCCCCAAGCCCCAGATGACCCCTATTACCTCTACATCCATGACCACTGCTGCCACTACTGCTATTGCCTCTACCACTACTACAAGCTCGTCCTCAACTACCACCGGTGTAGACCAGCAGCAGAGTAAGGTTCAGATGACTGCCCAAAAGTTGGAAGGTGGTTCACGTCGTGGTTCAG CGGAGCTGACAGTGACCAGGTATCGCACAGAGAAGCCTTCAAAGTCCccgcctcccccaccacctcgcCGTAGTTTCCCATCAGCCCACGGGATCACCACAAACCGCACCGGGGAGGTTATTGTCACCACCAAGAGTTTAATG AAGCCAGAGTCAGAGGATGGCGAGGTCCCCAAGACCCTGGTGAAGCTCAGGCGGACACCATGTGACGCCCCTCGCCCTGCCTCCACGCCCCCTGTAATCGCCGCTTCAGCGATCAAAGATGAAGATGACGAGGAGAAGATCATAGCTGAACTAGAG ACTGTCAGCAACTCTCCAGGACCAACCAAGGGACCtcagcctactgtagcagccCGACTCAAGCACCTCCAACAGGGCAGTCTGGAGAGGCCCAAGACCAGGAAGCAGAAAGAGGACTTTCCTAAGATCCAGGGCCAGCAACAGGTATTCCATTTCTGA